The following are from one region of the Mycolicibacterium diernhoferi genome:
- a CDS encoding DUF2628 domain-containing protein: MTAPAAGELAPSWQRRFAFFDLYGLPNSSPVAKAAYRTLPFWDKVRLTSNVWALLFGFIYFYVKGMWRKGTTLLGIGFGLGVLLASLHASQFLTQVITFAFAGAIMSTANYAYYLHARGSQSWNPFEGFGPRTSM, translated from the coding sequence ATGACCGCACCCGCGGCGGGCGAACTCGCCCCCTCCTGGCAGCGCCGGTTCGCCTTCTTCGATCTGTACGGCCTGCCCAACTCGTCACCGGTGGCCAAGGCCGCCTACCGCACCCTGCCGTTCTGGGACAAGGTGCGCCTGACGTCGAACGTGTGGGCGCTGCTGTTCGGCTTCATCTACTTCTACGTCAAGGGCATGTGGCGCAAGGGCACCACGCTGCTGGGCATCGGCTTCGGGCTGGGGGTACTGCTCGCATCGCTGCATGCGTCGCAGTTCCTGACCCAGGTGATCACGTTCGCGTTCGCCGGGGCGATCATGTCCACCGCCAACTACGCCTACTACCTGCACGCCCGGGGCAGCCAGTCGTGGAATCCGTTCGAGGGGTTCGGTCCCCGCACCTCGATGTGA
- a CDS encoding 3'(2'),5'-bisphosphate nucleotidase CysQ codes for MVAAEAGELLVALREEVGFYDSYELGDAGDRHANVLILKRLAELRPGDAVLSEEAADDLSRVHAERVWIVDPVDGTREFSMRGHADWAVHIALWQRNGTSEGLITDAAVALPAIGEVYRTDTVTAPPPRREGPIRITASTYRPPAVLWWLREHLDIEVVRIGSAGAKAMAVVRGDVDAYIHAGGQWEWDSAAPAGVVQAAGLHASRLGGAPLIYNRRDPYLPDLLMCRTELADTLLQSIRSAF; via the coding sequence ATGGTCGCTGCCGAGGCGGGCGAACTGCTGGTGGCGTTGCGCGAGGAGGTCGGTTTCTACGACTCCTACGAGCTCGGTGACGCCGGAGACCGCCACGCCAACGTGCTGATCCTCAAACGGCTCGCCGAACTGCGCCCGGGCGATGCGGTGCTCTCCGAGGAGGCGGCCGACGACCTGTCCCGGGTGCACGCCGAGCGGGTGTGGATCGTCGACCCGGTCGACGGGACCCGGGAGTTCTCCATGCGCGGGCACGCCGACTGGGCGGTGCACATCGCGTTGTGGCAGCGCAACGGAACTTCTGAGGGCCTGATCACCGACGCCGCGGTCGCGCTGCCGGCGATCGGTGAGGTCTACCGCACCGACACGGTGACCGCCCCACCGCCGCGCCGCGAGGGACCCATCCGCATCACCGCCAGCACCTACCGGCCCCCGGCGGTGCTGTGGTGGCTGCGCGAGCATCTCGATATCGAGGTGGTCCGGATCGGTTCGGCCGGCGCGAAGGCGATGGCCGTGGTGCGCGGGGACGTCGACGCCTACATCCACGCCGGCGGGCAGTGGGAGTGGGACTCGGCGGCGCCGGCCGGGGTGGTGCAGGCCGCCGGGCTGCACGCCTCCCGGCTGGGTGGGGCGCCGCTGATCTACAACCGCCGCGACCCCTACCTGCCGGACCTGTTGATGTGCCGTACCGAGCTGGCCGACACACTGCTGCAGAGCATCCGGTCCGCGTTTTGA
- the mshC gene encoding cysteine--1-D-myo-inosityl 2-amino-2-deoxy-alpha-D-glucopyranoside ligase yields the protein MQSWPAPTIPTLPGRGVPLRLYDTADRQVRPVSPGQTATMYVCGITPYDATHLGHAATYLAFDLVNRVWRDGGHDVHYVQNITDVDDPLFERAERDGIDWRELGDRETQLFREDMTALRVLPPRDYVAATDAIAEVIALVEKMLASGAAYVVDDAQYPDVYFRADATEQFGYESGYDHDTMARLFAERGGDPDRAGKADPLDALLWRAQRPGEPSWPSPFGAGRPGWHVECTAIALDRIGTGLDIQGGGSDLIFPHHEFSAAHAECVTGERRFARHYVHAGMIGWDGHKMSKSRGNLVLVSQLRADGVDPGAVRLGLFAGHYRADRYWSPAILDEADIRLQRWRAATALPSGPDATDVLSRVRSYLADDLDTPKALAALDGWCTDALTYGGGDQSAPKLVADIVDSLLGIDL from the coding sequence ATGCAGTCCTGGCCGGCGCCGACCATTCCCACGTTGCCCGGCCGGGGTGTACCGCTGCGCCTGTACGACACCGCCGACCGGCAGGTGCGCCCGGTGTCACCCGGCCAGACCGCCACCATGTACGTGTGCGGGATCACCCCGTATGACGCGACCCACCTCGGCCACGCCGCGACCTACCTGGCCTTCGACCTGGTCAACCGGGTGTGGCGGGACGGCGGACACGATGTGCACTACGTGCAGAACATCACCGACGTGGACGACCCGTTGTTCGAACGGGCCGAGCGCGACGGTATCGACTGGCGTGAGCTCGGCGACCGCGAGACGCAGCTGTTCCGGGAGGACATGACCGCGCTGCGGGTGCTGCCACCGCGCGACTACGTGGCCGCCACCGACGCGATCGCCGAGGTGATCGCGCTGGTGGAGAAGATGCTGGCGTCCGGGGCCGCGTACGTGGTCGACGATGCGCAGTACCCGGACGTGTACTTCCGCGCCGACGCCACCGAGCAGTTCGGCTACGAATCGGGTTACGACCACGACACCATGGCGCGGCTGTTCGCCGAACGCGGTGGTGACCCGGACCGCGCCGGTAAGGCCGATCCGCTCGACGCCCTGCTGTGGCGCGCGCAGCGGCCGGGCGAACCCAGCTGGCCCTCACCGTTCGGGGCCGGCCGGCCGGGCTGGCATGTGGAGTGCACGGCCATCGCCCTGGACCGCATCGGGACCGGACTGGACATCCAGGGCGGCGGGTCGGATCTCATCTTCCCGCACCACGAGTTCTCCGCCGCGCACGCCGAATGTGTCACGGGGGAGCGCCGATTCGCCCGGCACTATGTGCACGCCGGGATGATCGGCTGGGACGGGCACAAGATGAGCAAGAGCCGCGGCAACCTGGTGCTGGTGTCGCAGTTGCGCGCCGACGGGGTCGATCCGGGTGCGGTGCGGCTGGGACTGTTCGCCGGTCACTACCGCGCGGACCGGTACTGGAGCCCGGCCATCCTGGACGAGGCCGACATCCGGCTGCAGCGGTGGCGCGCCGCGACGGCGCTGCCGTCCGGACCGGATGCCACCGATGTGCTGAGCCGGGTGCGCAGCTACCTGGCCGACGACCTGGACACCCCCAAAGCGCTTGCCGCTCTTGATGGCTGGTGTACCGACGCGCTGACCTACGGCGGCGGTGACCAGTCGGCTCCAAAGCTGGTCGCCGACATCGTCGACAGTTTGCTGGGTATAGACCTTTAA
- a CDS encoding SDR family oxidoreductase, translating to MSSLHGKVVFITGGARGVGAEVARRLRRRGAKLVLTDLDAAPLAELAAELGGDAHVLTVLADVRDLPAMQRAADAAVARFGGIDVVLANAGIACFGSVLQVDPAAFKRVQDVNVVGVFNTVRATLPAVIERRGYVLVVSSLAAFTSAPGLAAYHASKAGAEYFANTLRLEVAHLGVDVGSAHMSWIDTPLVQDAKADLAAFREMLARMPGPLKRTTTVTECGAAFVKGIERRKKRIYSPRWVGVFRWIRPLVSTPLAERDIRRFTPELLPELDAEATALGRNTSARTEALEKQ from the coding sequence ATGAGCTCCCTGCACGGCAAGGTCGTCTTCATCACCGGTGGTGCCCGTGGGGTGGGCGCGGAGGTGGCCCGCCGGCTGCGCCGTAGGGGCGCGAAACTGGTGCTCACCGACCTGGACGCCGCGCCGCTGGCCGAGCTGGCCGCCGAGCTGGGCGGTGACGCTCACGTGCTGACCGTCCTGGCCGATGTGCGTGACCTCCCGGCCATGCAACGCGCCGCCGACGCGGCGGTGGCCCGCTTCGGTGGCATCGATGTGGTGCTGGCCAACGCCGGTATCGCCTGCTTCGGCTCCGTCCTGCAGGTCGATCCCGCCGCCTTCAAACGGGTGCAGGACGTCAACGTCGTCGGCGTCTTCAACACGGTCCGCGCCACCCTGCCGGCGGTCATCGAGCGGCGCGGCTACGTGCTGGTGGTGTCCTCGCTGGCGGCCTTCACCTCGGCCCCGGGGCTGGCGGCCTACCACGCCTCCAAGGCCGGCGCCGAGTACTTCGCCAACACCTTGCGCCTGGAGGTCGCCCACCTCGGGGTGGACGTCGGGTCCGCGCACATGAGCTGGATCGACACCCCGCTGGTGCAGGACGCCAAGGCCGACCTGGCCGCGTTCCGTGAGATGCTCGCCCGGATGCCCGGCCCGCTCAAGCGCACCACCACGGTCACCGAATGCGGTGCCGCGTTCGTCAAGGGCATCGAGCGCCGCAAGAAGCGGATCTACAGCCCGCGCTGGGTGGGGGTGTTCCGGTGGATCCGCCCGCTGGTCTCGACCCCGTTGGCCGAGCGCGACATCCGGCGGTTCACCCCCGAACTGCTGCCCGAACTCGACGCCGAGGCAACCGCCCTGGGCCGCAACACCAGCGCACGCACCGAAGCATTGGAGAAGCAGTGA
- a CDS encoding DUF1254 domain-containing protein yields MVLIAALAGCSPAAKEPDPTPTQSAAEDRPVSLDEARAIAKEAYVYGFPMVDNYRVQYAYFVDKEDPEYKGGWNAIHNFARVSTPADTAIQTPNSDTPYSFVGADLRAEPLVLTVPPIEQDRYYSLQFVDGYTYNVGYVGSRTTGNNGGRYLLAGPGWQGEKPEGIDEVIRSGTDLAFVLYRTQLFGPSDIDEVKSIQAGYQVAPLSVALNQPSPAAAPPIDFTPPLTAEAQKTSPQFFEVLNAALRFAPAQPGEQELRDRFARIGIGPGGDFDADKLSPEMRTAVEDGMADAWAEFDAFKKDKVDTGEVGSAQFFGTAEDLDGNYLYRMAGAVLGIYGNTAAEALYPSAMNDSDGAPLTGAQRYTYRFEPGQLPPVNAFWSLTMYELPSSLLVDNPINRYLINSEMLPQLVPDADGGYTLLIQHDSPGADKEPNWLPAPEGPFALVLRLYWPKPDALNGSWQAPQPERVG; encoded by the coding sequence ATGGTCCTCATCGCCGCCCTGGCCGGCTGCAGTCCCGCCGCCAAGGAACCGGATCCGACCCCCACGCAGAGCGCTGCCGAGGATCGTCCGGTCTCCCTCGACGAGGCCCGTGCGATCGCGAAAGAGGCCTACGTCTACGGGTTTCCGATGGTCGACAACTATCGGGTGCAGTACGCCTACTTCGTGGACAAGGAGGACCCGGAGTACAAGGGCGGCTGGAACGCCATCCACAACTTCGCACGGGTGTCCACGCCCGCGGACACCGCGATCCAGACCCCGAATTCGGACACCCCGTACTCGTTCGTCGGCGCGGACCTGCGCGCCGAGCCGTTGGTGCTGACGGTGCCACCGATCGAACAGGACCGCTACTACTCCCTGCAGTTCGTCGACGGCTACACCTACAACGTCGGGTACGTGGGCAGCCGGACCACGGGCAACAACGGCGGGCGCTACCTGCTGGCCGGGCCCGGCTGGCAGGGCGAGAAACCCGAGGGCATCGACGAGGTCATCCGGTCCGGCACGGATCTGGCGTTCGTGCTGTACCGCACCCAGTTGTTCGGGCCGTCCGACATCGACGAGGTCAAGTCGATCCAGGCCGGTTACCAGGTGGCGCCGCTGTCGGTGGCGCTCAACCAGCCGTCGCCGGCGGCCGCCCCGCCGATCGACTTCACCCCGCCGCTGACCGCGGAGGCGCAGAAGACCTCGCCGCAGTTCTTCGAGGTGCTCAACGCCGCGCTGCGGTTCGCCCCGGCGCAACCGGGCGAACAGGAACTACGGGACCGGTTCGCGCGCATCGGCATCGGGCCGGGCGGTGACTTCGACGCCGACAAACTGAGCCCGGAGATGCGCACGGCCGTCGAGGACGGCATGGCGGACGCCTGGGCCGAGTTCGACGCGTTCAAGAAGGACAAGGTCGACACCGGCGAGGTCGGCTCGGCGCAGTTCTTCGGCACCGCCGAGGACCTCGACGGCAATTACCTGTACCGGATGGCCGGCGCGGTGCTGGGCATCTACGGCAACACCGCGGCCGAGGCGCTGTACCCGAGTGCGATGAACGACTCCGACGGGGCGCCACTGACCGGGGCCCAGCGCTACACCTACCGGTTCGAGCCGGGACAACTGCCACCGGTCAACGCGTTCTGGTCGCTGACCATGTACGAGCTGCCGTCCAGTCTGCTGGTGGACAATCCGATCAACCGGTATCTGATCAACTCGGAGATGCTGCCGCAGTTGGTGCCCGACGCGGACGGCGGCTACACGCTGCTGATCCAGCACGACTCGCCCGGGGCCGACAAGGAACCCAACTGGCTGCCGGCACCCGAGGGACCGTTCGCCCTGGTGTTGCGGCTGTACTGGCCCAAGCCGGACGCGCTGAACGGCAGCTGGCAGGCGCCGCAGCCGGAGCGGGTCGGTTAG
- a CDS encoding PAC2 family protein, with product MTPSDPSVPGLPELQNTVVVAAFEGWNDAGDAASGALEHLDAIWEAVTIVEIDDESYYDYQVNRPVIRQIDGVTRELVWPSMRISHCRPPGSDRDIVLMHGVEPNMRWRTFCAELLAIADKLNVDTVVILGALLADTPHTRPVPVSGAAYSAESAKLFGLEETRYEGPTGIAGVFQDACVQAGIPAVTFWAAVPHYVSQPPNPKATVALLRRVEDVLDIEVPLADLPTAAEEWEQAVTEMTAEDDEIAEYVQSLEERGDAEVDMNEALGKIDGDALAAEFERYLRRRGR from the coding sequence GTGACACCGTCGGATCCGAGCGTGCCCGGCCTGCCGGAGCTGCAGAACACAGTCGTGGTGGCGGCCTTCGAGGGCTGGAACGACGCCGGCGACGCGGCCAGCGGAGCCCTGGAGCACCTGGACGCGATCTGGGAAGCCGTGACCATCGTCGAGATCGACGACGAGAGCTACTACGACTACCAGGTGAATCGCCCGGTGATCCGCCAGATCGACGGCGTCACACGTGAGTTGGTCTGGCCGTCGATGCGGATCTCGCACTGCCGCCCGCCGGGCAGCGACCGCGACATCGTGCTGATGCACGGGGTCGAACCGAACATGCGCTGGCGCACGTTCTGCGCGGAACTGCTGGCCATCGCCGACAAGCTGAACGTCGACACCGTCGTCATTCTGGGTGCGCTGCTCGCCGACACACCGCACACCCGCCCGGTCCCGGTGTCCGGTGCCGCGTACTCGGCGGAATCGGCCAAGCTCTTCGGCCTGGAGGAGACCCGCTACGAGGGACCCACCGGTATCGCCGGGGTGTTCCAGGACGCCTGCGTGCAGGCCGGGATCCCGGCGGTGACGTTCTGGGCGGCGGTTCCGCACTACGTGTCCCAGCCGCCCAACCCGAAGGCCACCGTGGCGCTGCTACGGCGCGTCGAGGACGTCCTGGACATCGAGGTGCCGTTGGCCGATCTGCCCACCGCGGCCGAGGAGTGGGAGCAGGCCGTCACCGAGATGACCGCCGAGGACGACGAGATCGCCGAGTACGTGCAGTCACTGGAGGAACGCGGCGACGCCGAGGTGGACATGAACGAGGCGCTGGGCAAGATCGACGGCGACGCGCTGGCCGCCGAGTTCGAGCGGTACCTGCGTAGGCGTGGCCGCTAA
- the metH gene encoding methionine synthase, whose product MHVTGLEPNIRPDCTDELTAALQQRIVVIDGAMGTAIQRDRPDEDGYRGDRFTEWPTALQGNNDLLNLTQPQIIEGIHREYLEAGADILETNTFNANAVSLSDYDMADLSYELNYVGAALARKAADEYSTPDKPRYVAGAIGPTTRTASISPDVNDPGARNVSYDQLVAAYLEAANGLVDGGSDLIIIETIFDSLNAKAAVFAVETLFEQRGRRWPVIISGTITDASGRTLSGQVTEAFWNAIRHARPIAVGLNCALGAPEMRPYIAEMARIADTYVSCYPNAGLPNAFGEYEESPQRQASYIAEFAEAGLVNLVGGCCGTAPPHIAEIAKVVDGKAPRELPQIPVATRLSGLEPLNISDSSLFVNIGERTNITGSARFRNLIKAEDYDTALSVALQQVEVGAQVIDINMDEGMIDGVAAMDRFTKLIAAEPDISRVPVMIDSSKWEVIEAGLKNVQGKPIVNSISLKEGEEKFIREARLCRKYGAAVVVMAFDEQGQADNLERRKEICGRAYRILTEEVGFPAEDIIFDPNCFALATGIEEHATYGIDFIEACAWIKENLPGVHISGGISNVSFSFRGNNPVREAIHAVFLFHAIKAGLDMGIVNAGALVPYDSIDPELRERIEDVVLNRRADAAERLLEIAERFNSKNSGEGDERAAAEWRSLPVRERITHALVKGIDAHVDADTEELRAEIDAAGGRPIEVIEGPLMDGMNVVGDLFGAGKMFLPQVVKSARVMKKAVAYLLPFIEAEKEASGAAAGKDTNGTIIMATVKGDVHDIGKNIVGVVLQCNNFEVIDLGVMVPAQKILDAAREHDADIIGLSGLITPSLDEMVNFAVEMEREGLQIPLLIGGATTSRAHTAVKVAPRRSGPVVWVKDASRSVPVAAALLDDRQRPALLEATAKDYAALRERHAQKNERPMLTLEKARANRTPIEWDGYTPPVPAQGVGVREFIDYDVAELREYIDWQPFFNAWEMKGRFPDILNNPVSGEAARKLYDDAQEMLDTLIKEKWLRANGVIGFFCANAVGDDIEVYTDESRTEVLTTLHNLRQQGEHRAGIPNRSLGDFVAPRETGLRDYVGAFAVTAGLGSQDKITEFKADHDDYNAILLESLADRLAEAFAERMHQRVRQEFWGYQPDEQLDNAALIGEKYVGIRPAPGYPACPEHTEKATLFELMDVTERTGIELTESMAMWPGAAVSGWYFSHPQSQYFVVGRMAQDQIADYARRKGWTLAEAERWLAPNLGYNPED is encoded by the coding sequence GTGCACGTGACAGGCCTTGAGCCGAACATCCGCCCGGACTGCACCGACGAGCTGACCGCCGCTCTGCAGCAGCGCATCGTGGTGATCGACGGCGCCATGGGCACGGCGATCCAGCGCGACCGCCCCGACGAGGACGGCTACCGCGGTGACCGGTTCACGGAGTGGCCGACGGCGCTGCAGGGCAACAACGACCTGCTCAACCTGACGCAGCCGCAGATCATCGAGGGCATCCACCGCGAGTACCTGGAAGCGGGCGCGGACATCCTGGAGACCAACACGTTCAACGCGAACGCGGTCTCGCTGTCGGACTACGACATGGCCGACCTGAGCTACGAGCTGAACTACGTGGGCGCCGCCCTCGCCCGCAAGGCCGCCGACGAGTACAGCACCCCGGACAAGCCCCGCTACGTCGCCGGCGCCATCGGGCCGACGACCCGCACCGCGTCCATCTCACCGGACGTCAATGACCCGGGCGCCCGCAACGTCTCCTACGACCAGCTCGTGGCCGCCTACTTGGAGGCTGCCAACGGCCTGGTCGACGGCGGCTCCGATCTGATCATCATCGAGACCATCTTCGACTCGCTGAACGCCAAGGCGGCGGTCTTCGCCGTCGAGACGCTGTTCGAGCAGCGCGGCCGGCGCTGGCCGGTGATCATCTCCGGCACCATCACCGACGCGTCCGGGCGCACGCTGTCCGGCCAGGTCACCGAGGCGTTCTGGAACGCGATCCGGCACGCGAGACCGATCGCGGTCGGCCTCAACTGCGCCCTCGGCGCACCGGAGATGCGGCCCTACATCGCCGAGATGGCACGCATCGCGGACACCTACGTCTCCTGCTACCCGAACGCCGGCCTGCCCAACGCCTTCGGTGAGTACGAAGAGTCTCCGCAGCGCCAGGCCTCCTACATCGCCGAGTTCGCCGAGGCCGGCCTGGTCAACCTGGTCGGCGGGTGCTGTGGCACCGCGCCGCCGCACATCGCCGAGATCGCCAAGGTCGTCGACGGCAAGGCGCCTCGCGAACTGCCGCAGATCCCGGTGGCCACCCGGCTGTCCGGCCTGGAGCCGCTGAACATCTCCGACAGCTCGCTGTTCGTGAACATCGGGGAGCGCACCAACATCACCGGCTCGGCCCGGTTCCGCAACCTGATCAAGGCCGAGGATTACGACACCGCGTTGTCGGTGGCGCTGCAGCAGGTCGAGGTCGGTGCGCAGGTCATCGACATCAACATGGACGAGGGCATGATCGACGGCGTCGCCGCGATGGACCGGTTCACCAAGCTGATCGCCGCCGAACCGGACATCAGCCGCGTCCCGGTGATGATCGACTCCTCGAAGTGGGAGGTCATCGAGGCCGGCCTGAAGAACGTGCAGGGCAAGCCGATCGTCAACTCGATCTCCCTGAAGGAGGGCGAGGAGAAGTTCATCCGCGAGGCCCGGCTGTGCCGCAAGTACGGCGCGGCCGTCGTCGTGATGGCCTTCGACGAACAGGGCCAGGCCGACAACCTGGAGCGCCGCAAGGAGATCTGCGGGCGCGCCTACCGGATCCTGACCGAAGAAGTCGGCTTCCCGGCCGAGGACATCATCTTCGACCCGAACTGCTTCGCTCTGGCCACCGGTATCGAGGAGCACGCCACCTACGGGATCGACTTCATCGAGGCGTGCGCCTGGATCAAGGAGAACCTGCCCGGGGTGCACATCTCCGGCGGCATCTCGAACGTGTCGTTCTCGTTCCGCGGCAACAACCCGGTCCGCGAGGCCATCCACGCGGTGTTCCTGTTCCACGCCATCAAGGCCGGCCTGGACATGGGCATCGTCAATGCCGGTGCGCTGGTGCCGTACGACTCGATCGACCCCGAGCTGCGCGAGCGCATCGAGGACGTGGTGCTCAACCGCCGCGCGGATGCCGCCGAGCGGCTGCTGGAGATCGCGGAGCGGTTCAACAGCAAGAACTCGGGAGAGGGTGACGAGCGAGCTGCCGCCGAATGGCGCAGCTTGCCGGTTCGCGAACGCATCACGCACGCCCTGGTCAAGGGCATCGACGCGCACGTCGACGCCGACACCGAGGAACTGCGGGCCGAGATCGATGCCGCCGGCGGGCGGCCGATCGAGGTGATCGAGGGCCCGCTGATGGACGGGATGAACGTCGTCGGCGACCTCTTCGGTGCGGGCAAGATGTTCCTGCCCCAGGTGGTGAAGTCGGCCCGGGTGATGAAGAAGGCCGTCGCCTATCTGCTGCCGTTCATCGAGGCCGAGAAGGAGGCCTCCGGCGCGGCCGCCGGTAAGGACACCAACGGCACCATCATCATGGCGACCGTCAAGGGCGATGTCCACGACATCGGCAAGAACATCGTCGGAGTCGTGCTGCAGTGCAACAACTTCGAGGTGATCGACCTCGGGGTGATGGTGCCCGCGCAGAAGATACTCGACGCGGCCAGGGAGCACGACGCGGACATCATCGGGTTGTCCGGTCTGATTACCCCGTCGCTGGACGAGATGGTGAACTTCGCCGTCGAGATGGAGCGCGAAGGACTGCAGATCCCGCTGCTGATCGGCGGCGCGACCACCTCGCGCGCCCACACCGCGGTGAAGGTGGCGCCGCGCCGCAGCGGCCCGGTGGTCTGGGTCAAGGACGCGTCCCGCTCGGTGCCGGTCGCCGCGGCGCTGCTCGACGACAGGCAGCGGCCCGCGCTGCTGGAGGCCACCGCGAAGGACTACGCGGCCCTGCGCGAACGGCACGCCCAGAAGAACGAGCGGCCGATGCTGACCCTGGAGAAGGCCCGGGCGAACCGCACCCCGATCGAGTGGGACGGCTACACGCCACCGGTGCCCGCCCAGGGTGTCGGGGTCCGCGAGTTCATCGACTACGACGTGGCCGAGTTGCGCGAGTACATCGACTGGCAGCCGTTCTTCAACGCCTGGGAGATGAAGGGCCGGTTCCCGGACATCCTGAACAACCCCGTGTCGGGGGAGGCCGCCCGCAAGCTGTACGACGACGCCCAGGAGATGCTCGACACCCTGATCAAGGAGAAGTGGCTGAGGGCCAACGGGGTGATCGGGTTCTTCTGCGCCAACGCCGTCGGCGACGACATCGAGGTCTACACCGACGAGAGCCGGACCGAGGTGCTCACCACGCTGCACAACCTGCGCCAGCAGGGGGAGCACCGCGCCGGCATCCCGAACCGGTCCCTGGGCGACTTCGTCGCCCCCAGAGAAACGGGCCTGCGGGATTACGTCGGCGCGTTCGCCGTCACCGCGGGGCTGGGCAGCCAGGACAAGATCACGGAGTTCAAGGCCGACCACGACGACTACAACGCGATCCTGCTGGAGTCGCTGGCCGACCGGCTGGCCGAGGCGTTCGCCGAACGGATGCACCAGCGGGTACGCCAGGAGTTCTGGGGTTACCAGCCCGACGAGCAACTGGACAACGCGGCGCTGATCGGGGAGAAGTACGTCGGGATCCGCCCGGCGCCCGGCTACCCGGCCTGCCCCGAACACACCGAGAAGGCCACCCTGTTCGAGTTGATGGACGTCACCGAGCGGACCGGCATCGAGCTGACCGAATCGATGGCGATGTGGCCCGGGGCCGCGGTCAGCGGCTGGTACTTCTCGCACCCGCAGTCGCAGTACTTCGTGGTGGGCCGGATGGCTCAGGATCAGATCGCCGACTACGCCCGGCGCAAGGGCTGGACCCTGGCCGAAGCCGAGCGCTGGCTGGCACCCAATCTCGGCTACAACCCGGAGGACTGA
- a CDS encoding SDR family oxidoreductase translates to MTVLVTGATGNIGRKVVDRLLELGVRDIRALTTDPAKANLPDGVEVVTGFLGRPETMSVALADVDRVYLAPYPPTIGITCEMIAAARVSYVVALSGGAHWQQHADVIAAAAVPAIQLGPGEFCENFAMWATQIAATGTVREPYPDVVEAPIAMDDIARVAAALLAAPDDAHLGRMYELTGPEALTRAQIAEQIGIGIGRPVRFETCSREEALATLAPVMGEQASWYVDLLAAGVQTPQQANDLVAELTGAPAISIAEWAKLNADRFG, encoded by the coding sequence ATGACGGTTCTTGTGACGGGCGCCACCGGCAACATCGGCCGCAAGGTCGTGGATCGACTGCTCGAGCTGGGAGTCCGGGATATCCGGGCATTGACCACCGATCCGGCCAAGGCGAATCTGCCCGACGGCGTGGAGGTGGTCACCGGTTTCCTCGGCAGGCCGGAGACGATGTCGGTGGCGCTGGCCGATGTGGACCGGGTGTACCTGGCGCCGTACCCGCCGACGATCGGCATCACGTGCGAGATGATCGCCGCGGCCCGCGTGTCCTATGTGGTGGCGCTCTCCGGTGGCGCGCACTGGCAGCAGCATGCCGACGTGATCGCGGCGGCCGCGGTGCCGGCCATCCAGCTCGGGCCGGGTGAGTTCTGCGAGAACTTCGCCATGTGGGCCACCCAGATCGCGGCGACCGGCACGGTTCGAGAGCCCTACCCCGACGTGGTGGAGGCGCCGATCGCGATGGACGACATCGCCCGCGTCGCCGCGGCGTTGCTCGCCGCACCCGACGATGCGCACCTGGGCCGGATGTATGAGCTCACCGGGCCCGAGGCGCTGACCCGGGCCCAGATCGCCGAACAGATCGGGATCGGCATCGGCAGGCCGGTCCGGTTCGAGACGTGTAGCCGCGAGGAGGCGCTGGCAACGCTCGCGCCGGTCATGGGTGAGCAGGCGAGCTGGTACGTCGACCTCCTGGCGGCCGGCGTGCAGACACCCCAGCAGGCCAACGACCTCGTCGCCGAACTGACTGGCGCACCGGCGATCTCGATCGCCGAGTGGGCCAAGCTGAACGCGGACCGGTTCGGCTGA
- a CDS encoding HAD family hydrolase, producing MRAVLWDMDGTIVDSEKLWDFGIHELYRQHGRQLSAQVRTSTIGGSSETVMQIVYADLGLDPDPADMARTADWLHEYVGGLFATGLPWCAGAREMLDGLTAAGVPMALVTNTRRDLADQALESIGRHYFSVSVCGDEVPAGKPSPDPYLRAAELLGLDPADCLAIEDSVTGSTSAESAGCAVLVVPNEIEVPSGPRRRHAESLAGLTVHDLRVVHTELGADQDERSA from the coding sequence ATGCGTGCTGTGTTGTGGGATATGGATGGCACCATCGTGGACTCCGAAAAGCTCTGGGACTTCGGCATTCACGAGCTCTACCGCCAACACGGACGGCAGCTGAGCGCCCAGGTGCGGACCAGCACGATCGGCGGCTCGAGTGAGACCGTGATGCAGATCGTGTACGCCGACCTGGGCCTGGATCCCGACCCCGCGGACATGGCCCGGACCGCGGACTGGCTGCACGAATACGTCGGGGGACTCTTCGCGACCGGCCTGCCGTGGTGCGCCGGCGCCCGGGAAATGCTCGACGGCCTGACCGCCGCCGGGGTTCCGATGGCGTTGGTGACCAACACCCGTCGCGATCTGGCCGATCAGGCCCTGGAGTCGATCGGCCGGCACTACTTCTCGGTTTCGGTGTGCGGGGACGAAGTGCCCGCGGGCAAGCCGTCGCCCGACCCGTATCTGCGGGCCGCCGAGCTGCTGGGTCTGGATCCCGCGGACTGCCTGGCGATCGAGGACTCGGTGACGGGCTCGACGTCGGCGGAGTCCGCCGGGTGCGCGGTTCTGGTCGTGCCCAATGAGATCGAGGTGCCGTCCGGCCCGCGCCGGCGGCACGCCGAATCCCTGGCCGGGCTGACAGTGCACGATCTACGGGTGGTGCACACCGAACTCGGCGCCGATCAGGACGAACGCAGCGCCTGA